A stretch of Prunus dulcis chromosome 6, ALMONDv2, whole genome shotgun sequence DNA encodes these proteins:
- the LOC117632666 gene encoding RNA-binding protein 42 isoform X1 has protein sequence MATPPSSSTAPASTSSQFTYANASSSSSYFPMPFHLQQPQYPTPYAAAAPPAPPVYPAPAPAPAPTSGVYSLPQQYQQAQQLFQRDAQTITPEALESVKAALANSEIEHKAEAKKKAIPRKAAGQSWEDPTLAEWPENDYRLFCGDLGNEVNDDVLSKAFSRFPSFNMARVVRDKRTGKTKGFGFVSFANPSDLAGALKEMNGKYVGNRPIKLRKSNWRERIDYDALDRQKNYSQKKPKLSKKSILHK, from the exons ATGGCGACCCCACCGTCTTCTTCCACAGCTCCTGCATCGACTTCCTCTCAATTCACATACGCGAACGCTTCGTCGTCATCGTCCTACTTCCCCATGCCCTTTCACCTCCAGCAACCCCAGTATCCCACGCCTTACGCCGCTGCAGCGCCACCAGCCCCGCCCGTCTACCCAGCCCCGGCCCCGGCCCCGGCCCCGACCTCTGGTGTCTACTCTCTCCCTCAGCAGTATCAACAG GCTCAGCAGTTATTTCAAAGGGATGCACAGACGATTACACCTGAAGCTCTTGAGAGTGTGAAAGCTGCCCTGGCAAACAGTGAAATCGAGCACAAAGCTGAAGCTAAGAAGAAAGCCATCCCCCGTAAAGCTGCTGGGCAGTCTTGGGAGGACCCAACTCTTGCAGAATGGCCAGAAA ATGATTATCGCCTATTTTGTGGTGATCTTGGTAATGAGGTGAATGATGATGTCCTTTCAAAAGCATTTTCACGATTTCCTTCCTTTAACATGGCCAGA GTTGTTAGAGATAAGAGGACTGGCAAAACCAAGGGCTTTGGATTTGTTAGCTTTGCCAACCCTTCTGACCTGGCCGGAGCACTCAAGGAAATGAATG GTAAATATGTGGGAAATCGACCAATCAAACTTCGCAAAAGTAACTGGAGGGAGAGGATAGATTATGACGCACTAGACAGACAAAAG AACTACAGTCAGAAGAAACCAAAGCTTTCGAAGAAGAGTATTTTGCACAAGTGA
- the LOC117632666 gene encoding RNA-binding protein 42 isoform X3, with translation MATPPSSSTAPASTSSQFTYANASSSSSYFPMPFHLQQPQYPTPYAAAAPPAPPVYPAPAPAPAPTSGVYSLPQQYQQAQQLFQRDAQTITPEALESVKAALANSEIEHKAEAKKKAIPRKAAGQSWEDPTLAEWPENDYRLFCGDLGNEVNDDVLSKAFSRFPSFNMARIYISREQST, from the exons ATGGCGACCCCACCGTCTTCTTCCACAGCTCCTGCATCGACTTCCTCTCAATTCACATACGCGAACGCTTCGTCGTCATCGTCCTACTTCCCCATGCCCTTTCACCTCCAGCAACCCCAGTATCCCACGCCTTACGCCGCTGCAGCGCCACCAGCCCCGCCCGTCTACCCAGCCCCGGCCCCGGCCCCGGCCCCGACCTCTGGTGTCTACTCTCTCCCTCAGCAGTATCAACAG GCTCAGCAGTTATTTCAAAGGGATGCACAGACGATTACACCTGAAGCTCTTGAGAGTGTGAAAGCTGCCCTGGCAAACAGTGAAATCGAGCACAAAGCTGAAGCTAAGAAGAAAGCCATCCCCCGTAAAGCTGCTGGGCAGTCTTGGGAGGACCCAACTCTTGCAGAATGGCCAGAAA ATGATTATCGCCTATTTTGTGGTGATCTTGGTAATGAGGTGAATGATGATGTCCTTTCAAAAGCATTTTCACGATTTCCTTCCTTTAACATGGCCAGA ATTTATATTTCAAGAGAACAGAGCActtaa
- the LOC117632666 gene encoding RNA-binding protein 42 isoform X2, with protein sequence MATPPSSSTAPASTSSQFTYANASSSSSYFPMPFHLQQPQYPTPYAAAAPPAPPVYPAPAPAPAPTSGVYSLPQQYQQAQQLFQRDAQTITPEALESVKAALANSEIEHKAEAKKKAIPRKAAGQSWEDPTLAEWPENDYRLFCGDLGNEVNDDVLSKAFSRFPSFNMARVNMWEIDQSNFAKVTGGRG encoded by the exons ATGGCGACCCCACCGTCTTCTTCCACAGCTCCTGCATCGACTTCCTCTCAATTCACATACGCGAACGCTTCGTCGTCATCGTCCTACTTCCCCATGCCCTTTCACCTCCAGCAACCCCAGTATCCCACGCCTTACGCCGCTGCAGCGCCACCAGCCCCGCCCGTCTACCCAGCCCCGGCCCCGGCCCCGGCCCCGACCTCTGGTGTCTACTCTCTCCCTCAGCAGTATCAACAG GCTCAGCAGTTATTTCAAAGGGATGCACAGACGATTACACCTGAAGCTCTTGAGAGTGTGAAAGCTGCCCTGGCAAACAGTGAAATCGAGCACAAAGCTGAAGCTAAGAAGAAAGCCATCCCCCGTAAAGCTGCTGGGCAGTCTTGGGAGGACCCAACTCTTGCAGAATGGCCAGAAA ATGATTATCGCCTATTTTGTGGTGATCTTGGTAATGAGGTGAATGATGATGTCCTTTCAAAAGCATTTTCACGATTTCCTTCCTTTAACATGGCCAGA GTAAATATGTGGGAAATCGACCAATCAAACTTCGCAAAAGTAACTGGAGGGAGAGGATAG